From Acinetobacter suaedae, one genomic window encodes:
- a CDS encoding tautomerase family protein produces MSQIKIYALDQTITQFRIKLSEAIHQALVTSLHYPVEKKFQRFIPMEPENFIYPKDRSDHYVIIEISMFEGRSIEAKKKLIQTIFSNIQNLCCISAQDIEITIFETPKSHWGIRGKNADELELNYHVNV; encoded by the coding sequence GTGTCACAAATAAAAATTTATGCGCTCGATCAAACAATTACGCAATTTAGAATAAAATTGTCTGAAGCGATTCATCAAGCATTAGTAACAAGCTTACATTATCCGGTTGAAAAGAAGTTTCAGCGCTTTATTCCAATGGAACCAGAAAACTTTATTTATCCAAAGGATCGTAGTGATCATTATGTCATTATTGAAATCTCTATGTTTGAAGGTCGATCAATCGAGGCAAAGAAAAAGCTCATTCAAACCATATTTTCAAATATCCAAAACTTGTGTTGCATATCAGCACAAGACATTGAAATTACTATTTTTGAAACGCCGAAAAGTCATTGGGGAATTCGTGGAAAAAATGCTGATGAATTAGA